AGGGACAGTGACTAAATATGCccttcgattcaacttcaaagcttcgAATAACCAAGTCAAATGTGAAGTCTTGCTAGCCAACTTGAAGATGGCAAAGAAACTTGGTGTGGACaacttgaaggtcttcaccgactttCAACTGATCATTGGTCAGGTTAAAGGTGAATTTGAGGCTCAAGATCCGaccatgatgaagtaccttcaaaagATGAGAGATCTTGTTATCTCGTTCAAACCTtcaaatatttcgagatctctcACATTTCAAGAACAGAAAATGCACATGCTGACACACTATCTCGATTGATAACTACTCCTAATCTACTCGACTGAACGTTCATCGAATATCTCGAACAATCGAGCATTGACAAGGTCGATGAAGTGCAATAAATAGTGATTACCAAACCGGATGGACCCAATCATCCTCTATTTGACCAACAAGATTCTATCCAAGGATTCATTAGAAGCCAAACGATGGTGGACGGCTTCACAGTATATTCTGATGAATGGATAactatacaaaagatcattcttttttTTACTGCTAAAGTGCTTGAGACCTACCGAAGCTAATTATGCTCTCCAAAAAGTCTATAAGAAATTTGTAGAAAACACTGGGGGGTAAATTGCTAGCCTACAAGAGTCTATGATAGggatactactggcccaccatgagaaaaGATGCAGTCGAATTTATTTCGAGATGCGAAgtatgtcaaaagtatgccaacatacagtATCAATCGACCAGCTAGTTGACATCAATCATTACTCTATGGCCATTCACACAATGAAGAATCGACATACTCAGTTCCTTCCCTCCGACGATTGGTCAGAGAAAGTTCTTAGTCATTACAGTGGACTATTTCACTAAGTGGATGAAAACTGAACCCTTGGCACAAATTATCGAaggaaagatggaagacttcattcagaagtccATCATATATCAGTTTGAATTATCACGCATcatcatcaccgataatgatcgataatttgacaatcaaaaattcaaaaaagttaTGTGCAAAACTTCATATCATGTACAAACTCATCTCTGTCAACTATCCATAATCAAACGGTGAAGTAAAAATGACAAATCGAATAATTTTATATGGTCTCAAGATCCGACTGAATAAAGCCAAAGGTCTATAGATAGAAGagctatatccgatcttatgggctTATCGGATGACTCCTCGCATCCCGACAGGAGAGTTATCATTCAATCTGACATATGGAATAGAAGCGACGATCCCATTAGAGATCGGACTACCATCAATAAAGGTCAAACAATATGCAGAGCCAAGTAATTCCAACTGTCGAAGGATCGAATTGGACTTACTATCAGAGGTTCGACAGCAAGCTCATATAAGAATGGCTGTATACTTACAAAGGATGGCCCGATATTATAATGCAAGGATCAAGCCAAAGGTCTTCCATCCCGGAGACTTGGTCTTAAGAAAGACAGAAGTTTTAAAACtcttggatcaagaaaaattatcttcaaactgGGAAAGACCTTATAGGGTGATCAAAACCCTTCGCTCGGGTTCATATCGACTAGAGACCCACGACAAAATGACTGTCCTTCGGATATGAAATGTCAATAATCTTTGAATGTACTATCAATGAAGCTGTCTGCATGTAATAGTATATTCAAAATGACATGATCAACTTTCTACTTTCAATCGAATATTCGAGTATCTATAAATGTGGTGTCTGACTGATGACCAATCGACCAATATACTTATCGACCTAATTTTGATCGAATGACTCTACATATTGACACCAAACAGATGACTGCATATGCCAACTCAACTATGGTTGAGAGGAATGATACATCGACTCAACTACGATTGAGTGGAATAGTTTGCTGACTCAACTATGGTTGAGCGGAATAATAAGCTGACTCGACTCCGATCGAGCGAAAGATATACCGACTCGACTCTGATTGGTCGAAAGATATTTGGCTAGCCCTCATAtatcaaatacttaaaaaaatttatgcttaaaATTTAGTCAACTGGTATCTGACTAACAGAAAAATTCTATGACTTCGACTATCGATTGTTATTCATCTACCAATTGATAGTCGATTACATATAGCAACAATTATCTACGATAAATGACATATCCAAAAAGATTCAACACTTGTGAAAAAGGTTCTTTCATTTATCAATAGAGGATTACAAAAATTGGACTAAGGTCTGGTTACAAAAATAAAAGTCAGAATAAAGTTCGGTACAAAaaaaaaggtgaagacctatctACACCGACTGCTGCTTGGTCTCCTCAGCTGCTGCTTCGATCTCTTGGACCACGACTGATGTCGGATCTATTTCGATCGATGCAGGTTCAACTTCTTTCGTCAGAGTAGTCACTTCATCGGTCGGCTCTACTTTTGTCGCTCTCTCTTTAGGGGTCAGGACAGTGATGCTGCTCaaatccaaatctagataaagtTTTCTAACTGAGAGCTTTTTGGGCAGTCTTTGCCTCTTCTTTGACGGAAACTGACTCTGCATTGGCTAGTGCCAACCATGCTTCTATGGCTCGATGCCTCTCCCGTTCACCCTTCAGTTCCTTGAGGCAATTGTCACATTCCCTCTGGAGTTGACTAATCACGTGCTTCTTGCTCTAGATCCGGGCCTCTTGAGACTTGGCAGATTGCTGAGCCGACCCTAATTCGACTCGAGCCAACTCTAACTTAGCTTTCATGCAGGAAATCTCTTCCTGATACTTTCTTTTCTGCTTAGTTGCCGCTTGAAGGTGCTCTACAGTGGTGACTTTGCCGGCGTTTGCAGCTGTGACTTTCTGACGGAGATCTGCGATCCCCTGATATCCTCTGTCCAATGCCGACATGTCGTGCGCCagctgaaaggaagagagaatggTTAGAAAAAGTAGGTAGAAGAGGCACAAATGGAAAATAGATTACCAACTTATGCTGAGGATTGTCAGATAAAATGATGAGAATATGTCGGCTACGGTTCAACTCTTCCTATTCTCCCGATCAGTCGAGAGAAGCGCAGCCTCCACAAGCTACTTTACCAATTTCGGGATTAACAGAGCTGACTCACTTGACGGCACCCGAATATCACAGTACTCCATCCAGTCTTCCAGAGCCTCACTACTAGTTGAAGCTTCTGGTGCCTTCCCTCGCTCCCGAGCAGACGATTGATCAATTAGAGCTGCCATCCATTTGGATGTAGGAGGCGCCCGAGATACTATCGGCCCAACGTTGACCGACTCTGGCCCGAGCGTAGGAGGTGCTCGAGATACTATCGGCCCCTCACTGGCCGGCTCTGGATCGACGACCACAATGGCATCATGATCGCTTGGTTGCCTAATCGACGGAAGAACTCCGACTGGTGGTAGGGCCATTAGAGCTGATAGTGCAGTGACTACTTCTATATGGGCCTCAGAAGCAACTACCAATGGTGCTTCGATACGAGCCACAGAGACTACTACCGATGGTATGTCAGGCTGACTCTTCTTTGGAGCTTTAGATGGCCCTACACCAGTAGTGGGCCTCTTCTTGATGATGGCAAACTGTCAGATCTCATCTGCCGAAGGTCATGCTGAAGGTCGTATAGCTGCaatcagataaaaaaaaactACACTATGCTATACTTACAGCAAGCGCCTAACTAAGTCCAACATCGTATAAAGCCCGCTCCATCAACAGCTCCTATTGCAGAGGGACTTCCATGTCTTTCAAATATAGAAAGTCTTCTCGATCAACAACATCGACTTGGCTGTGATCATTCTGGCTCATTCTTGGTGCACCCCAAGAAGTCCAAAAACCCCAAGGCAAAgaagaagagataaaaaaaaaattaattcttctatccatggatggaagaaagAAGATCGGAGATAAAAGACAGATCCTTCCTCAGATTGATgaaccaccaacccttggccTTAGGGTGAGTGTGAAGAACGATGAAAATATGAAAGAGAAAGGGCTTGGGATTGATCGGAATCATGTGGCACAATAAAGCAAAGCTGATAATGAGTCGAATAAAGTTTAGAGCCAGTTAGGCAGGACAGATCTtataataatcaagaagattctGAACAAACTCCAGAATTGGAAAGTGAAGACCGgttcgaaggtcctcgacataaatcGCTACCTGATCTAGAAAAGGAGAATTCATCCGACTATCTGGACCTAATGTAAAAAGCTGAAATTGCTCTCGGATGCGATATTGCTTCTAGAGCCAAAGAACATTAGATTTGGACAAGAAAGAAGCTTCCACGTCCGAATCTGAAGGGGAATCATCAACCGATTTACCCGATCAATTATCCCGAGAGGGTTCCaacaaagaagaaaaattcaACAAACAAGAAGgaactcgataaaggaggaggtAACGGCAAAGAAACaatgaaggaaagaaaagaggaaggccAACCTGAAGCAAAAGCTTGATGAtgcgaaaaagaagaagaagataacccTAAGCCCCTGGAACTCTCGACACCCATAGGAGAACTCTTAGTGGCAGAAGGATTGTAAGCAAATTGCAATAGGAGATCCAAATGGAGAAAAATGaccttatatatataagatccatCGACAGTCGAGATGAGTTTGTTTAAATCCAGACTTTCTCAGATCATGACACATGGCAACATCCGAACCAATCATTGTTCGGACCTTTCGATGCACTTACTGTCTGATCGAAACACATCAATACTATTCACATAGGGCGTCAAGAGCCAATCATTATTGAATGCATGGCGACAATCGATTGGTTAAATTCAAATCAATCGAATTATCCGACCGCCTAGCCGACTATAACATTAAGAACTATCTCTTTGACTAGACATGCTAATGATGATCGCAGAACCATCGAAACAACAAAATGACTGGAGATCTTTCAATTTTTGAGAGAACCATTACTGCCTGCAGTTGAAAAGACTGCAGAATCGGGACTCGATATGATACGTGATAACTCCCATCATCCGATGTGTCAAGCCATGTtagacttgggagtggagggcaactgttggggcaatCGAATCTACTCCCTCGATTCATAGTCGGTCTATCAATTATGTGTCAGCAACTGATGATGGACCGTCAAAGCTGGACTGTCGAAGGAGTTTCAGTTCAACCACACATCTACAAGTCTCATCATTCGATGTTTTATTGGTGCCATGGACACAGATTGCTGACTATCAGTTGGTTCACCAACTAACTATCGGTAACCCCCAATCGACTTCCTTGGCTGCTACAAAACAATCATAGTGATTCCATCGACCACATAATCGATAGTCAATCAGTATATCAGAGTCAACAACCGATGGTCAGTCGGCATATCAAAAGCACCGACATATAGTCTAGATTATCGATACTCAGTCAGTATATCAGAACTGACAATTATGATACCACAATCGTAGGAAATTACTCCACACCATGACTGTTAGTGGACATAAACTACCCACTAAATCCATGATAACGGCCCGATAATAGGGGTTAACTACTCTTTCATACCATAATAAGTGGGACTCCATATGTTCGACAGTTACACCCAAATTACCTATATAAGGGGAAAGTAAGAGAACAGCAAGGATAAGACATACTGGGCTGATACTTTATCAAAGTCTACTTTCAACTATCTTGTTGACCACTCCCtactgacttaggcatcggaggatctccgtcggatactgttccgatcagtgtggacttgttTTGTAAGTCACTTGTCATCGGACTTAAGCATACTCGGGGATTGGCCACAATAGATTTCACTAATTTTAGTCGATTTTTGCATCCTGATGGAAGATTAATTATTAGATTTTGAAGGAAACTTATAAAACAACTGGCCACTTACTACTTTTATATACTAGGGTTGAGATTATACAATGTATGTGAATAGTAGATTGGATGGTTATGGCATCCCTATGACATAAGATTTTCATAGTCGATTGTTGATTTATTAGCAATTTTAGGGATGCGGCATCTCCTGTTTGACTCATGAAAAGGGCAATGTTGGAAGAGAGCTCAAGTAACTAGCCAACCGAGATATATGTTCATAAGAACTCATTCAATAAAGACACATGCATATAAGAGGTGAGCAAAGATACTATAAACTTGTTTGGTTGACGGAAAGTGGAGGGAGGAAGAGGCACTTCTTAAAAAGTAGAGAGAGGACCtcttatttgattgaaattttaagaaGAGAGGGAGTGAAAAAAGTTCTTCCCATAGGAAGTCATTTTTCACATTTCATGTGAAGTGACAACCCATGGGAGAGATGGGTTTTGGCACTTCTAATGGGATTGGAAGTGATGCtactttttttctcaaaatatcccTTTAGATTCATGActaagattttacaaaatatcaatgaatggttaggataaaatattgaatagtgatataatattatattaatattatcttaatatttatataaatataatattaatattataatatttattctattttaatattattttaatatttatactaatataatatttttattaatattaatataatagttatattaatataatattatatttaatattatatttatatctatattaataaatttattatattaaaattttaatattatattaatatatattaatattatattaacataataaattattatagtttaatattatattataatatatttatattatatttatattaatataaatataatatttatatttatataaagtttataagcaaaaaaaaagatatgatcttatatctatgaaagatataataaatattttacacagttttttcagaaaaataggcACTCAACCAAACATAAGCTACTCTGTAATAAGTTATTTTTCCATGAtcaatcaaatatatcaaaatcctattctcaaaaaataatttttcaaaaagtagctttctgagaagttatttcttgagaagaaaaatttttcctgcgaaccaaacaagtcctacaattttttcaaaaaataaaggaGATAAGCATAGGAATGATAATTTTAGCCGATCCCTCCGGATATCCAACCCAACCCAACTTCAATAGATTGAGTTTTATCTGATCCAATTAGAATCAGGATGGATATAGGttgtagaaaaaatttttgaagcggATTCGGATCAGATACAAATAATGGTATACTTCGCACCAAATCTAAACCAATATAATCTTAATCTATATctttctttcaaaattataattatcttataATATTTATGTATACTCGATCCAATTCAATCCAATCCACATCTCTACTTGACTCGATCCGATTCGAGATAGATATGGGACAAATATGAATATGAGATTTTTAATTACAAGACAAGTATGGATTTTGATCGATCCCACCACTAACACGTTGCCATCACCTGATAAGAATAAGATTTTACAAATATGGTAATAATCCATCCTAAAATACCATAAATTTGAAATGATTAAACCCAGCCAAATATGCAACTTCATCAATCCgttttgaaattttttctgtAAAAAAAATACTATTCATAAACTCCTAATCTTCTATCTGTTAACAAACACATACActaattttacaaaatttatCTACGTAGCCATCGCTTCCTAACGcacatttaatatttataattttatttttttatttaaaaattttgaatgacaaaatacttctattctttaaaaaaattatgatatcttatatccatattataacatcttgcgtacagaaagtcataattttgacgcaggatgtcataatatgtcatagaatattataattttttttaaagaatacagataattcgtcatttaaaatttttaaataaaaaaatagaactgcaTGTACTAAATGCACGTtggaaagtggttggacaaaaatgtctcttctatattatgacatcttggttcatattatgatatcttggatcatattatgacatcttatatatataaaattataatttgacgTAGGATGTGATAATgtgtcacaggatgtcataattttctgaattatattatgacattctgtatgtaggaagtcataatatgtcacgggatgttataatttttttaaaaaatataaatattttatcatacaaaatttttaaataaaaaaataaaattataaatattaaatatatattaaaaaataaaaaaaatataaatcaattatataaaaaaatatactttgcatcaaattttccgcACTGCCGATGCGGTGCAAAAAAGAATTTCTCATTGAAACATTATCACTCTAGACCCGCTTAGCTAGCTGAACCGACCCAACCAGTTTCAAATAAATAAACAGGTTATTAAACCAGTTCAAAGGGGACCGGATCCGACTACCATCTTTATCGAATCGGACGTGGAGACCCACCGTACCAAACCCTCGGCAGCTCGAAAAGAGGACAAACCCCAGGGGAGAGAGACGTTTGAGACGAGAAAACCCAAACCCTAAAAGGACGACCTTTTGCtcgaagagaaagagaagaaagagggagGACATCTCCAAAAGTTAGACAAATTGCCCCCATATCCTTCTCCAATCAACCCCCCAAATCTTCCGACTAGCTCCCGATCCCGCTTCTTTCTCTCGATTTCGAAGCCTCATCACGCTAATCTCGAATTCCGAAACGCTAATCGTCCTTCTGGGGTTTTTTAGGGTCTCCCGAGGTCCGGATCCACGGCTCCTGCCAATGCCGTGGTGGCCATGACGACGGAGGTGGTGGCAACGACGCTAAGGCTGGATCCACCACCGCCGCCCCGCCCCGCTGGATGCGGCGGCGACGGCTGCGACGCTCGGGACCCCTGGCCGCTCCACCATGTCCGCCATCGCACCGTCTTCTGCCGCCTCTGCACCTCCTGCGTCCTCAAGTATCACTCTGGATCCTTCTGCGTCGCCTGCTTCGAGCTCCTCGACGCCCTTCCACTGCCGCCGCCGGCAGCGCTGCCCTCCCTTGTACGCTGCTCCAGGTGCCCGTCCATCGCACACTCTGCCTGCCTCCAAGAAGCCGAGCGCGGATCCACCTACCTTTGTCCTAGCTGCTCCAACCCCGAGAGCTTTTCTTACTTTCGCGTTAGCAAGGATGGACAGCAGCGATCGTTTGATCTCACGTCGGCGAAGGTGCTCCTCGCCGCCACCCGGCTGTCGGTGGCCTCCATGAGCAGGGCGGCGGCGGCTGCGAGGGCCGAAGCGGAGAGGAAGGTCAGGGAGGCGGCACTGGCGAGGAAGAGAGCGAGGGAGATGCTGGAGAGGGTCTTTACGCTCTCGAagatggagaaggagaagaagaagaaggaagctaATGAGGCCGTGGTGGTTCCCGTGCCGGAGGTGGCGGAGACAAAGAAGAAGATGCCAAAGCTGAGCAGCACGGTGGCCGCCGTGGTGGGGCAGAAGAGTGTGCAGAACAGGGATACTGATAGGTGGATGAAGTTCCAGGAGCCGGTGGCAACGGCACTGAAGCCAGTTCAAGGTCTTGTAGATGATAAAAGCAAGGTGACTTCTTTAACTGGGATGCATAACCATGCTAATAATGGTGACATGAAGGGCAATTTAGGGAGCCTGTCTCGTTCTGGAAATAATGTTGGCCAAAGGGAGAGCAAGGAAAGGGGAGTTCTTTCAGGTACTCAGGGTGCCTTTGTTAAGGAGGAGGATGGTGTTGTGGGTAGATGCTGATAGTGGTCCTAGGTTCCCTCAACCAACTCAAGGTGAAGATTTTGGCATCTTATATTGCACTATTTTGTGCTTCAAATATTAGTATCTTGTGAATGCTAAGAAATAGTGTGATAATTATTTCATTTTTGGTTTACTGGTTCACTATTATTGGGGGAAAATGTGTTCTTCTCCTTTACAAAGCTCTTGTTTTTGGTGTATTTTGCAAATATGAGAAGTCATATAAAGTTTCTCTACTTcgagtcaatttttttttttttttttaattgattctctgagagattgtttattttttaattctttacaCCTGTTGCAGATGTATCAATCTTTGGGACCAGCTTCAGAGATATCTTCATGGGTTTGCTGAACAAGGTGACTCAGCATTCATGAGTTGGTTTTGTGGGTCGTTGTATGTTTTGATTTCAGTCCTTGATGGATGCCTGCAATCGTTTGGAGATTGTTCAGAGCATTTTGTATGTACTCCAACTTTTTCTTTTTCGTACTAAAGTGCCAAAATTGGATCCAATTGTATCTTTCAATTGAACTAGAGTTTCCTAACTCTGCTGTCATTTGTCATTAGTTAATGCTTTGAACTTCAAAATATAATTCTTTGGTTTGGTACTTCGTTAAAATCATTTTCCTTTTTCATgccttattttcttttttcattctaGAGCATGGATTTAGTATCATGAATTCTAAAACAAATGGACTCATTTTACTGTTACTTCTGTGACTCTCCCCATGCCCTATTTTCTTTGTACTTGATGGTCGCATCTACAAAACTCTTCTGGTGCAGTAATGCAGGAGGATTTATGTACATAGCTGGAAGTGATTTATTCTCTTAGGattatcattttttcttttctattttctataTATTGTGATGCACTGCTGAAATTAACTAGAGCATTGTTCCTAAGGAAAACATCAGTTTTATAATTATATCTGTCCGATCTTTATGTCAGTTTATAATGTTTTGGGAATCATATTGGTTTCTATGATTGATAACTAGTATTCTCTAACATCTGCCAATATTTTGTTAGGCATCTCTAACTCTATAATGTTAGGAATTAGGGCACCCATTTTATTGTCAGAGATGGTTGATGAATGCTTTTACTCGTTGGAATGCATCCCACTGTATCTGTATGGGTCTTATTTTGTTTTAATATAGGTATGTACCATGTTTGCCGACCCAAACTAGTTGATTAATGTTTAGTTATGTACCATGTACCTGCTATATAGGCTTGTAGCATAGATTAATATACAGCTTGAACATGAGATTTATTCTGATTCTTTATCTTTAATGTCAAACACTAAGAATAATCTGGAAGAgggaaccttagtagtagaagtCTTCATGTAGGATACCACACCTGCTTCTTGATATCCTTTGGAAACTCGTCCCTCCTCCTGCTTGCTTATCATTTTTTTAAAGACCTGCTTCCCCACACCTGAACCTGAATCTGCTTCCACACCTGCACTTTTGGTAAATAAGGAGGGAATTGAATCCTAACATTTTGACCTCTTTCCCTTGGCTTCACTCATAAGAGTGGTCAAGGGCATTCCTAGGCACTTAACGCAAGATTTGTTGCCTAGGTGGCCCACCTAGTTTGCTTAGTTATGTATTAAGTGATTTGATATGAGTATATTACTATTGACTTAAAGACCTAGTTTTTACCCAATATCATCACCATTACGAGGTTGGCTATAAAGCAGAACTATAAGTTGAATAGGTTCTGCATAGAAATACTAGGCAGATCCTATGATTGACTGTCAATTTGATGCCCAACCTCTAGAAATTGGTGCTAAGTTCCTAACAAGGGCAAGATTAGACGAGAAAGGGACTTTTCATATTCAAACCTATAAGACCAGATGGTAGGGAAGGAGATTTACCTGTTTGTTCACAATTAAATCTCATGCCACCAAGGAACAACCATCTGATATTCGCCTAAACTTGAGCATCTGCAAAACAGGGAAGAGCGATGAATCTTGATACAAAAAGGGGATATTTAggatgtctttgattagattatCAACAAAAGAAAGAGGGTGGTGCTGACGGCATTTTTTGTGTGTGTGCACGCGCAAGCGGCGCAGGTGATGCAAAGACCTGAGCATTTTTTTTAAGACGTGGAAGGAAAAGTTCAGATTGAAGATTATTTTTCACATTTCTGAGACACTCTTATCAGAAGTCAGTGTTGCAACTTGCAAGAGGTTCAATGGCATTTGAATATGTATTTCTGTTTCCATATGCAGATTTTGTGATTTTTCTTTAATGTAATTAACATGTAATTGGGCTTGTAGATCATGGTGCAGTAGTTCTCATGGAATAAAATAGCAATGCAGTAGGTTGTATAATCTCTGAAGACAGAATTTAATTGCAGCTTAAATTTCCCATTTGCTCAACTGAACATCAGATCTTCAAATCCATCATTTTGACATAGCATGAAGCACTATACATAATGTCCATGATTAGATACTATATATTTAGAACTTTTGGTAAGATTTAATAGGTGATTGATTCATTCACCAGGCTGGTTTTTCTTCGATCTTAATGGAAGTGCGTGGAAGCACTTGGGGCACATCTGCTCGTGTGGCATCTCTTCTCCAATGACGAGTCTATCGCTTGCTGTTCGTTTTGTGCACACAGCGTTTAACGTTTTCATCTTATCTGGGAAGATATTCCAATATATATTTTGTACAGCAGGAGTTGAATCGTGGAGTAACCTGTTATTTGTTTCAATGTGGCAAATGTTATCATAGTGATAACGTTAGCTGGACACTGCAAGCCGCATGTGACCCTCTTGACGCTTCGAGCTGCTTTTCTGCTGGAAGCTCGAATGAATTAGAGA
Above is a genomic segment from Elaeis guineensis isolate ETL-2024a chromosome 1, EG11, whole genome shotgun sequence containing:
- the LOC105040094 gene encoding uncharacterized protein — encoded protein: MTTEVVATTLRLDPPPPPRPAGCGGDGCDARDPWPLHHVRHRTVFCRLCTSCVLKYHSGSFCVACFELLDALPLPPPAALPSLVRCSRCPSIAHSACLQEAERGSTYLCPSCSNPESFSYFRVSKDGQQRSFDLTSAKVLLAATRLSVASMSRAAAAARAEAERKVREAALARKRAREMLERVFTLSKMEKEKKKKEANEAVVVPVPEVAETKKKMPKLSSTVAAVVGQKSVQNRDTDRWMKFQEPVATALKPVQGLVDDKSKVTSLTGMHNHANNGDMKGNLGSLSRSGNNVGQRESKERGVLSGTQGAFVKEEDGVVGRC